The DNA region AGCGCTTCGGTCACGTTCGCGCCGATTCCCACTCCGCAAGGCGTGACATGCTTGATGATGACGGCGGCCGGCTGCTCGAATTCCGCGAGCAGTCGCAGCGCCCCTTCGGCATCAAGCAGATTGTTGTAGGAGAGTTGCTTTCCGCTCAGCTGATCGGCAGCCACTAAACCAACCGAAGGCGCTCCGTGTTGCGTCAACAGCCAGCCGCGCTGGTGGGGATTCTCGCCATAGCGCAACTCGCGCACGCGGTCGAAGACGTTACACTCAACCGCTCCGTCATTCATCCAGCGGGCAATCGCTCCGTCATAGGCGACCAATCCGGCGAAAGCCTCAGCGGCGCAGCGGCGTGCGAACTCGCCCGGAACGGTGCCGTTATTTTCGTCAAACAGGGCGAGGAACTTTTCGTATTGAGAAGGATCCGTAAGCACGACGACGTCACGATGGTTTTTCACCGCGGCCCGCACCATCGAAGGTCCGCCGACGTCAATGGCCTCGATGACGTCTGCTTCCGGCTTGCCGGAAGCCAGAGTTTTTTCGAACGGATAAAAATTCACCACGACGAGGTCAATCGGTTCGAGTCGCAAGCGACGCAGATCGGCGTCGTCCTCCGCGTGATCACGGCGCGCCAGGATTCCGCCGTGAATTCGCGGATGAACCGTTTTGATCCTTCCTCCCAACGCCTCGGGATGACCCGTCCACTCCTCGACGGGAGTCACGGCACAGCCGGCCTCTCGGAGCGCGGAAGCCGTGCCGCCCGACGCGATTAACTGCACGCCTTTTTCCGCCAGTGAACGACCCAGCTCGACCAAACCCGTTTTATCGGAAACGCTCAGAATGGCTCGACGAACTCGAATCATGTGCTTCTTTTCGGTAAAATGGTAACTCGACGCCCCTGGACGGCCACTCGGTCATCGGCGAAAAGGCGGACGGCGTCCACGTAAAGATCGTGCTCGATTTCATGCACTCTCTGGCTGAGCGAATCGGGAGTGTCATCCTGACGAACGAAGACGGCGCGTTGCAGAATCACGGGTCCGTGATCGTACTCGTCGTCCACGAGATGAACCGTGGCTCCCGAAATGCGCACTCCGTACTCGATGACGGCTTCATGGACGCGCATTCCGTACATCCCCTTCCCGCCGAAAGCGGGCAGCAGGGCGGGATGAATGTTCAGCATTCGATGTTGAAACGCTTGAACCACCGCGGACGGAATCAGTTTGAGGTAGCCGGCGAGGCAAACCAAATCCGCATTCCGCTCGCGCAGACAGTTCAGCATCGTCTTCGTGAATTCCTCGCCCGCGGCAAACGTTTTGCGTTCCAATACGACGGAAGGAACATCAAGGCGACGCGCCCGCTGCAGAACCGGCGCCTCGGGACTGGACGAAATCAACAGCACGGGTTCGGCGTCGAGTTCGCCCGCGCGGCAACGGGTGACGAGCGTCTCGAAGAGCGTTCCGTTACCCGACGCCATGAAAGCAATCTGCAAACGGCTCACGACGCGGCTCGGGTGACGGGTTCGAGGAGCGAGAGACTCATGGTTTCCGAACAGAATTCCACCAGGCCGCCGACGGGCAAGGTCATCCGCTCGGGGCCGTGGCCGTAGGGCAGGTTCATCGCCACGGGATAGGTTTCTCCGCGCGTGGCGTCGAGCAGCGAATGCTCGGCGTTGTCGCCATTTCCCTCTCCACTCAGATCTCCGACGAGAAGCGCGGAGATTTGGCCGAGTACGCCCGCATTGCGGAGATGAAACAAGAGCCGATCCACGCGGTGGGCGGGTTCGTTGACATCCTCGACAAGCAGGATCGCGCCGCGCAGATCGGGACAATACGGAGTTCCCAGCAGCGTGGCGATCATCGTGAGATTGCCGGGCAGGAGCCGACCCGCCGCCTTTCGACCGTTACGCAGGACGCGGATGGAATCGCGCGGCCAATCGGCCAGCAGATCAGAGTCGGCCGTTCCTCCCAACATTCGAAAGACCTGCCGTTGCGTGCGCTCGCTAAGATCGCCATCCCACTCTACGGCGAGCGGGCCGGTAAACGTGACCAAGCGCTCGCGCGCCCAGAGGAGCCACTGAAGGACGGTCACGTCGGAGAATCCGAGGAGCGGTTTTCCGGATTGTGCGATGTGCCGGGTGTTGATGGTTTCCAACAACCGACTGGAACCGACTCCTCCGCGAGCGCAGAACACGGCGTGCACGTCCTCGCGAGAGAACATCTCTTCCAGTTCCCGTCGGCGAACCGCATCGGACGCGGCGAACAATCCCCGCTGCGCAAAGGCCGAAGGCGAGGTTGTGACTTCGTAGCCCTCGGCGGCAATAGCCCGGATTGCACGTTCGAGCCGCTCGGGCTTGACCGGACCGGCCGGCGCACAGATTCCGATCGTTCCGCCGGGAAGGAGCGGAGACGGCAGAAGCGGCTTAGTAACCCCACTCCGGACTGACAAGGGTGTAGTCTCCAAATCCGGTGTAGTCCACGAAAACGAATCTCCGCGACAGATAGGCATAGAACCAGATCTCGTAGGGCCGCGAGCCCGCGTCGAAGGGATGACGTTCGATATCGGTCGGTTCACCGTACAGAATGAAGATTCGACCGCGATCCATCTCCCAGCCGGCGCGGTGCGTACTGAACTTGCGGTTTGCCTGTTCGACCCGGTAGTAATACTCCTCCATCTTGGCCGTGCCGCCCTCCGGATCGCGCTGGTTCCAGAATTCTTTGAAGAGCCGTTCTTTCTCGGTGGCGGGCGCGTCGCGCAGGCGGCGATTCTCTTCCGAAGTCGCAATATATTTGAGCTGTCGAATCGCCAAGTCCAAGTTGATAATGGAAGCGGGGATTCCGGGAATTCGAATGCTGAACTGGCGGGTTCGCACTTCGCGGCGTCCGTTTCCTTCCGCTTCGATCCTTAATACGTATTGCTGCGGCGCCAAGCCTTCCATTTCGAGCGTGAATTCGTGAGTCTGGATCGCCGGTGTCGGCGTAATCCGGCTCACCTCCTCTCGCACGGCATGGTCTTCGCCGTTCAACACGGTCCACGCCAGTCGGATCTGATCGCGACCCGCAGAGTAGATTTGCACGCGCGCCGCCGCCTCGTTCTCATCAGCGGGAAAACTTTCAACAATCCGGGGGATTCCCAATTCCGTCAGTCCGACGTCTTCGGACACCCAATAGATGTCCGACACGCGCAGGAGCGGATCGGCCGCTTCAAGCGTGATTTGACCTTCCCATTTGGCCTTGCGCTTCGTCCGCCGATCCGCCGTCAGAGTGACTTTCACCCGATACTCGCCGGGCGGGACCAGAAAGATATCCACATGCACGGCATTCTTCACACGGCTGTTGGTTTCCGTGTAAACGGCGGTGGAAACATCCTCACGGGAAATTCTCTCCGCGAACAGCCCGGTTCCTTCCTGAAACACGGCGGTCACGAGTTCGTACGACGCCGCGAAACCGCTGTCGGTTCGCAGAAACACGAGATTGTCGTAGGGAACGGAAACGGCGGCGACCAGCCGCAGCGAGTCGGCCTCGGTTCCGAGACGTTGCCCCAGTTGACAGCGGAACTGCGGACCGCCGCCGCTCGAAACGAACGGATTCGTTTCCGGCTCGCCTTTGGGAGCCGCGATGGCGGTCGCGGTCAGGGCCGCGACAAGGCCGATCGTCCAGAACACCCGCATAGTTTCCTTTCTCTGAGGTCATTCCTCTCGGCCACCACGACGGCCTCCACATGATAGGCATGGGCGCGCGTGACGCAGACATTCACGATTTGACCCGGGGTAACCCCTCCCGCAATGCGAACCTTGCCGTCAATTTCGGGCGCATCCCACGCACTGCGACCCCATGAAATTCCTCGCGCGCTACGTTCGACCAGAACCGGCAGGACTCGTTTCACCAGCGAGCGATGTTTCTCGCGGCAGATCGCTCGCTGCAAATTCATCAGACGATCGAGGCGGTCGAGGGCGATTCCTTCCTCCACTTGACCGTCCAACACCGCGCCGGCCGTGCCTTCCTGAGGCGAGTAAACAAACACGCCCAATCGCTCGAACCGAACCTCGCGGACAAACTCAAAAAGCTTCTCGAAATCTTCGTTCGTTTCGCCGGGAAAACCGACCAGAACGGTGCTGCGCACGCAGGCATCGGGCAACACATCGCGGAAGGCCGCGATGGTGTCCTTCATGCGCGCGGCGGTGACGCGGCGGTTCATGCGGCGAAGGATGCGATCCGACGCGTGCTCAATCGGATAGTCAAGATAGGGAACGAGCTTCGGTACGCGGGCCAGTTCCCGCACCAGACGAGGCGAGATCGTAGGCGCATG from bacterium includes:
- the purH gene encoding bifunctional phosphoribosylaminoimidazolecarboxamide formyltransferase/IMP cyclohydrolase (involved in de novo purine biosynthesis) — its product is MIRVRRAILSVSDKTGLVELGRSLAEKGVQLIASGGTASALREAGCAVTPVEEWTGHPEALGGRIKTVHPRIHGGILARRDHAEDDADLRRLRLEPIDLVVVNFYPFEKTLASGKPEADVIEAIDVGGPSMVRAAVKNHRDVVVLTDPSQYEKFLALFDENNGTVPGEFARRCAAEAFAGLVAYDGAIARWMNDGAVECNVFDRVRELRYGENPHQRGWLLTQHGAPSVGLVAADQLSGKQLSYNNLLDAEGALRLLAEFEQPAAVIIKHVTPCGVGIGANVTEAL
- a CDS encoding GWxTD domain-containing protein — protein: MFWTIGLVAALTATAIAAPKGEPETNPFVSSGGGPQFRCQLGQRLGTEADSLRLVAAVSVPYDNLVFLRTDSGFAASYELVTAVFQEGTGLFAERISREDVSTAVYTETNSRVKNAVHVDIFLVPPGEYRVKVTLTADRRTKRKAKWEGQITLEAADPLLRVSDIYWVSEDVGLTELGIPRIVESFPADENEAAARVQIYSAGRDQIRLAWTVLNGEDHAVREEVSRITPTPAIQTHEFTLEMEGLAPQQYVLRIEAEGNGRREVRTRQFSIRIPGIPASIINLDLAIRQLKYIATSEENRRLRDAPATEKERLFKEFWNQRDPEGGTAKMEEYYYRVEQANRKFSTHRAGWEMDRGRIFILYGEPTDIERHPFDAGSRPYEIWFYAYLSRRFVFVDYTGFGDYTLVSPEWGY
- a CDS encoding LD-carboxypeptidase, translating into MSVRSGVTKPLLPSPLLPGGTIGICAPAGPVKPERLERAIRAIAAEGYEVTTSPSAFAQRGLFAASDAVRRRELEEMFSREDVHAVFCARGGVGSSRLLETINTRHIAQSGKPLLGFSDVTVLQWLLWARERLVTFTGPLAVEWDGDLSERTQRQVFRMLGGTADSDLLADWPRDSIRVLRNGRKAAGRLLPGNLTMIATLLGTPYCPDLRGAILLVEDVNEPAHRVDRLLFHLRNAGVLGQISALLVGDLSGEGNGDNAEHSLLDATRGETYPVAMNLPYGHGPERMTLPVGGLVEFCSETMSLSLLEPVTRAAS
- a CDS encoding MiaB/RimO family radical SAM methylthiotransferase gives rise to the protein TNGYRERFLDCTAPAGPASAYLRVSDGCSHACAFCSIPRMRGFYRSEPLDRLLDQARVLAARGVKEIILIGQETTSYGVDIYGRRRIVELCSRLSDNDGLEWIRILYAHAPTISPRLVRELARVPKLVPYLDYPIEHASDRILRRMNRRVTAARMKDTIAAFRDVLPDACVRSTVLVGFPGETNEDFEKLFEFVREVRFERLGVFVYSPQEGTAGAVLDGQVEEGIALDRLDRLMNLQRAICREKHRSLVKRVLPVLVERSARGISWGRSAWDAPEIDGKVRIAGGVTPGQIVNVCVTRAHAYHVEAVVVAERNDLRERKLCGCSGRSALSRP
- a CDS encoding phosphoribosylglycinamide formyltransferase, giving the protein MASGNGTLFETLVTRCRAGELDAEPVLLISSSPEAPVLQRARRLDVPSVVLERKTFAAGEEFTKTMLNCLRERNADLVCLAGYLKLIPSAVVQAFQHRMLNIHPALLPAFGGKGMYGMRVHEAVIEYGVRISGATVHLVDDEYDHGPVILQRAVFVRQDDTPDSLSQRVHEIEHDLYVDAVRLFADDRVAVQGRRVTILPKRST